The genome window AGATCGGGAGCCCGAACACGAAGAACGAATGGGCGCTGGTAACAGTATCGGGTATCGCCCCCGAGAACGCGGCGGGGTGCAGGATACTGTTCTATTCCGCAGCCGCGAACAAAGGCTCGTTCTTTGTCGATGATGCCTCGGTATCCGATGTAGAGAGCGCTTCCGCTTCCGCTGCTGGTGCTATGAATGAGGATGAAAGGTTCTTTGCGAACCTCAACCTCGATTTCCCCGGTATGGAAGCGGTAAAAAATGCTGTCCAGAAGAAGGAATATGAAGCGGCGTATGCGGCGTATCTTGAATATCGGCGGCATGCGAACAAGATGAAATGGTATCTCAACCCCGAGGACAAGCCGTCCGCGCCGAAGGCGAAGACACATGCGGCAGCGGATAAGATACAGAAGCACATCGTTCCCCCGCTCGCCGGTGAGAAGGAGCATCAGCTCCCAACCGATATCGATTGGGAATGGAACCCCATCCCGGCTTCCGACCAGAACCGCGCATATCTCTGGAGCGAGTTTTTCAATTCGCTCGGTATCTGGAACACGCTTGGGCAGGCGTATTGGCAGACCTTCGATGAGAAATATGCGGCGGAGTGGGTGGCCCAGATGGAAGACTGGGTGAATGATCTCTATTATGACCGCAATGCGAAGGACAAACATTCGATATACTATATGAAATCGATATGGAGTTCGCTCCATGTCGGCATGCGCATCAACGATGTGTTCCTCAACTGCAATGCCTATTTCCTGCATTCCCCGTCGTTCACTCCCCGCGCCCATGCGGTGTTCATACGCTCCATCATGAACCATGCGGAGTGCATCATGGATGTCTGCCGCGGCGAGCCCAAAAGCAATTACGACCATCTCCCGCCGCCGGCGCTGCTCATCCTGTCGATAATGTTCCCCGAGATGAAAGCGGCAAAAGAGTGGCGTGCGTTCGCGGTGAAACGTCTCATGTACGTGCTTGAGAAGACCGTCTATGCCGATGGCGCCGAGTATGAACTTGCCATCGGATATCACAGCATGTGCGCGAACGCGATAATGAAGGCGGTAGCTCTTGCGAAGAAGAATGATATCGAGCTCCCGCGCGAATTTCTCTCGCGTTTCAAGACGATGTATGACTTCTCGCTTCACCTTTCGCACGGAGGGATGACGCCGCCGTTCAACGACTCCGGCCGCGGGTCGGTGATACCGCTTATGAAGGACGCGTACGATATGTGGGGGGATGAGCGGTACAAATTCGTCATCTCTGAAGGGAAGCAGGGGCAACGCCCTGTCGAGGATTCGTATCGATTTCCGTACGCCGGCTACGTTGTCATGAAGAACGGGTGGAACAAGAACGATAATTGCCTCTATTTCGACGTGGGCCCTGCGGGGTTCACGCATATCCATGAGGATATGCTCAATCTCTATCTCAGCGCACGAGGTTCGGTGCTTCTGACCGAGGTCGGCGTGTATATGTACGATTATTCGAAATGGCGCAAATTTTCGCTGACAACATACGGGCATAACACCATCATCGTGGATGGTAAGGCGCAGCACCGCTCGGATGTCCCCGCGGCTTGCGTTACGAAAGAACCGCTTGCGTCATCATGGATAACGACGCCGCTCTTCGATTACGCTTCCGGTTCCTACACGAACGGGTATCAGCGGCCGAAGGACACGCTCGTGAGCGCCCACCGCGTCGATTATGACGGCGAGAAGGATTATTCGGTATCGCACAGCCGTCATGTGGTGTTCCTGAGGCCGTACTACTGGCTCGTCGTCGATACCCTCGAAGGCACGGGCAGCCATACCTGCGAGGCATATTTCCATCTCAACGCGAACGACGCAGAGCTCAGCCCGGAAAAGGCCGTGATGACGACGGGAAATCCCCTTGTCAATCTTGCATTGATCCCGATGGACATGAAGGGGCTTGCTGTTACCATCGTAAAGGGCAGGGAGGATCCGCCGCTCGGCTGGCTGCCGACCTACGACAACAAACGCCCGATACCGACCGCGGTGTACACAAAGAAAGGCGATGTCCCGATGCGCTTTTCAACGTTCCTCTATCCGTTCACCGGCAAGGCGCCGGAAGTAACGGCAACGGATATGATCGAGTCTGAGGATGTATACTTGAAGAAGATAGTCACGCCGTTTGAGACGGCATCGGTATACATCCCCCGTTCGAAGAAGTCGGCCGTATCGATGCCGTTCACTACCGATGCCCAATGTGTGGTGAAACGAGTGCCGAAAAGGTCTGCGAACGTCGGGTATGGTTTCTACGCGGTGAAGGATTTCCAAAGCACGGATATTGCGCTCCATGCGCAAGCCCCCGTTTCAATTCTTGCGATCACCGGCGGCGATCGGATGTTCGTTTATAATGCCGGGGAAAAGAATGCTGTTGTTGCATTTACCGCGCCGGTAAATGCAACAACAGCATCGCTCGCGCCGAGAACATGGTATGCCGTGTCGGGTGCAGGCGCATCGGCTGCTGCGGCGCCGGTACTGTTCGGCGAACTTACCTGGGATTCGGCGGATGCAGTCGCTATCGACCCGGCGAGCACATCGCCCTCTGCATCGTCAGGCCAGGAATACAAGATCATCGATGTCGCGGGGACACCGGCTGTGTTCTTCCGCGCCCGGGAGCCGAAATACAACGATTTCATCGCATTCGATATCGATGTGCAGAAGGACGGCGAGTATGCGGTGAGCGCTTCGTTCATTGCCCATGAGATATACGGCATCGTACAGTGCGCTGTCGATGGAACGGATATCGGCGCCCCGTACGATGGGTATGACCCGTCCACTGTCATGAAGGAGATTGCGCTCGGTTCGGTGCATCTGGCCAAGGGGACGCATCGGTTCAGCATCCGTGTCATCGGGAAGAACCCGCGGTCAGGGAATTATTGTCTTGGGATAGCTACTGTCGGTTTCAACGCAGCGGGGAAAAAATAGCGATGCGTGCGGGGAAGAGGCAACGGTGCGGTATGCCGTCGCTCAAAGAGCTCTATCGCATCGGTGTCGGTCCGTCGAGCAGTCACACGATGGGCCCGCGCGCGGCGGCTGAGTTATTTCGCGCGCGTACTCCGGACGCTGCATTATACCGCGTAACGCTTTTCGGTTCGCTCGCCGCCACCGGCAAGGGGCATTTGACCGATGCTGCGGTGATATCGGCACTTGCGCCGGCGAATGTCATCATGCGATGGAAGCCCTCCGTGGTGAAGAAGCGGCATACGAATGCGGTAACGCTTGAGGCGATGGAAGGAAAACGGGTGACGGCGTCCGCTGCATTCTACAGCGTCGGCGGAGGTGCTATTGAGGAAGAGGGTGTTCCTGAAAATGGGCATCGTCCCCCCTATCGCCTTACGTCGATGAAGAAAGTGCTCGCATGGACGCGGAGCACCGGCAAGACCATGGCCGCCTATGTCCTTGAGACCGAACCTGATATTGCATCATATCTTGCCGAAGTATGGCAGGCGATGAAAAACGCAATTTCGCGCGGATCGATCGCGGCAGGCGTGCTGCCCGGGTCGCTTAAACTTTCGCGCAAGGCTTCATCATATCTCGCGAAGGCGAAGAACGCACAGGCTTTTGTCCTCGATGCAAACACCGTGTTCGCTGCTGCACTCGCCGTTGCCGAAGAGAATGCGTCGGGCGGCATCATCGTCACCGCGCCGACATGCGGTGCTGCAGGAGTTCTCCCCGCAGTGTTGTCATATATAAATGAAAAGAACGATATGCCTGAGAATAAAATGATAGAAGCGCTCGCTGTCGCGGGGCTTATCGGGAACCTGGTGAAGACCAATGCGACGATATCCGGCGCCGAAGCAGGCTGCCAGGCCGAAGTAGGCACCGCTTGCGCAATGGCCGCAGGTGCAGCGGCATATCTCTACGGCGCATCGAGCGCGCAGATAGAGTACGCGGCAGAAATGGGGATGGAACATCATCTCGGGCTTACCTGCGATCCCGTTGCCGGTCTCGTGCAGATACCGTGCATTGAACGCAATGCAATGGCCGCCATGCGCGCGCTGGAAGCGGCTATCTACGCGCTTTCCTCCGACGGTGTGCATAAAGTTTCTTTCGATGAGGTCATCACGACGATGGCGGAGACGGGCCGCGACCTTGCGAGCGGGTACCGCGAAACGGCGAGGGGCGGATTGGCGAAGCACTATCGCTCAGCGCGAAAGGATCGGTGATCATGGGTATTGTTGCGGCGGGCGTTATTCTTGGGTTGAGCACGGCTGTTCTTCAATCACTTTCGTATATCTTCTCCCGCCGATTCCTTTCGAAAAAAAGGACAGGCCCGGGATCGCTGTTCTGCCTGAGCCACATCCATATGGGCATCATCTCCGCGATGCTGCTCCCGTTCTTCCTGCGATCCCTTCCCGGTGCCGACAGCATACTGCCGCTTGCCGGCACTGCGGG of Spirochaetota bacterium contains these proteins:
- a CDS encoding heparinase II/III family protein, with product MAHRILRIVSIVLCAGAFLIAGGSVSVPNGSFEEHAGGIPLSWSQWGGGKAVSVGVTTEMVRAGGYAVKLVDDDEKQPCGLESAMFPVTPGKTYHASGYFHVVDGAASLYLQFFDAQKKRIEKAVKIGSPNTKNEWALVTVSGIAPENAAGCRILFYSAAANKGSFFVDDASVSDVESASASAAGAMNEDERFFANLNLDFPGMEAVKNAVQKKEYEAAYAAYLEYRRHANKMKWYLNPEDKPSAPKAKTHAAADKIQKHIVPPLAGEKEHQLPTDIDWEWNPIPASDQNRAYLWSEFFNSLGIWNTLGQAYWQTFDEKYAAEWVAQMEDWVNDLYYDRNAKDKHSIYYMKSIWSSLHVGMRINDVFLNCNAYFLHSPSFTPRAHAVFIRSIMNHAECIMDVCRGEPKSNYDHLPPPALLILSIMFPEMKAAKEWRAFAVKRLMYVLEKTVYADGAEYELAIGYHSMCANAIMKAVALAKKNDIELPREFLSRFKTMYDFSLHLSHGGMTPPFNDSGRGSVIPLMKDAYDMWGDERYKFVISEGKQGQRPVEDSYRFPYAGYVVMKNGWNKNDNCLYFDVGPAGFTHIHEDMLNLYLSARGSVLLTEVGVYMYDYSKWRKFSLTTYGHNTIIVDGKAQHRSDVPAACVTKEPLASSWITTPLFDYASGSYTNGYQRPKDTLVSAHRVDYDGEKDYSVSHSRHVVFLRPYYWLVVDTLEGTGSHTCEAYFHLNANDAELSPEKAVMTTGNPLVNLALIPMDMKGLAVTIVKGREDPPLGWLPTYDNKRPIPTAVYTKKGDVPMRFSTFLYPFTGKAPEVTATDMIESEDVYLKKIVTPFETASVYIPRSKKSAVSMPFTTDAQCVVKRVPKRSANVGYGFYAVKDFQSTDIALHAQAPVSILAITGGDRMFVYNAGEKNAVVAFTAPVNATTASLAPRTWYAVSGAGASAAAAPVLFGELTWDSADAVAIDPASTSPSASSGQEYKIIDVAGTPAVFFRAREPKYNDFIAFDIDVQKDGEYAVSASFIAHEIYGIVQCAVDGTDIGAPYDGYDPSTVMKEIALGSVHLAKGTHRFSIRVIGKNPRSGNYCLGIATVGFNAAGKK
- a CDS encoding L-serine ammonia-lyase, iron-sulfur-dependent, subunit alpha; the encoded protein is MPSLKELYRIGVGPSSSHTMGPRAAAELFRARTPDAALYRVTLFGSLAATGKGHLTDAAVISALAPANVIMRWKPSVVKKRHTNAVTLEAMEGKRVTASAAFYSVGGGAIEEEGVPENGHRPPYRLTSMKKVLAWTRSTGKTMAAYVLETEPDIASYLAEVWQAMKNAISRGSIAAGVLPGSLKLSRKASSYLAKAKNAQAFVLDANTVFAAALAVAEENASGGIIVTAPTCGAAGVLPAVLSYINEKNDMPENKMIEALAVAGLIGNLVKTNATISGAEAGCQAEVGTACAMAAGAAAYLYGASSAQIEYAAEMGMEHHLGLTCDPVAGLVQIPCIERNAMAAMRALEAAIYALSSDGVHKVSFDEVITTMAETGRDLASGYRETARGGLAKHYRSARKDR